A portion of the Salmo trutta chromosome 1, fSalTru1.1, whole genome shotgun sequence genome contains these proteins:
- the LOC115204110 gene encoding RNA polymerase I-specific transcription initiation factor RRN3 isoform X1, giving the protein MNTPPLKTVRFGGNVVATLAKFKQGDTSDYELLKHQLADPDIKDAQIINWLQEFRNCVTQLSKDHEQLIYLVLRLPWLGRSPAVVEEYLAFLSNLVSAQTVYLRACLKMVVSNFTPKRVKICEGGVDISDSDDDDERKLGTLLKSLKSEDDKRGDLPINFDQCHQALQLIARYVPSTSRFLMPILTENFPFVQKSSRTLECYVHNLLRVAVYIPSLQRHVLELIISRMLKLDVSASRGEIEEVENAVQQQEMKGEQEEEGLFDMDEDVCSVKSSPAGTNVMVHPVAERLDTLMVVLLAFIKDMCHVNGCLDVEQTKDLYKDLVCVFDKLILPTHASCHVQYALFYLCSFRLALAEAFLEHLWRLLQSPSHPAVLRQSAAGYMGSFLARANFLPVATVCACLDLLVPWLHLYIDSQDSGSRAYCDIMLHGPFYNACQAVFYTLIFRHRSILEGDMKKGLAYLQGLNLERIVMCQLNPLKVCLPAVTNMFAAITRKYQLVFCYTIIERNSRHVLPVVRSSVGGDCVSTNTNPLDSFFPFDPYVLKRSSKLIEPLYQVWEEPADTEVETFTTKRVRQCSDADEDDFLRGETPETKGVMGMTPGSYESHLHSPSSVGSPPIAFLQRPF; this is encoded by the exons ATGAACACTCCCCCCTTGAAGACGGTGCGGTTTGGGGGCAATGTTGTTGCCACGTTAGCGAAATTCAAACAG GGAGACACCAGTGACTATGAGTTGTTGAAACATCAGCTGGCAGATCCAGATATCAAG GATGCCCAAATCATCAACTGGCTGCAGGAATTCCGGAATTGTGTGACACAACTCAGCAAAGACCATGAGCAGCTGATCTATTTGGTTCTG AGGCTGCCGTGGCTGGGTCGAAGCCCTGCCGTAGTGGAGGAGTATCTGGCCTTCCTCAGTAACCTGGTATCTGCTCAGACTGTCTACCTCCGGGCCTGCCTCAAGATGGTGGTCTCCAACTTCACACCCA AGAGAGTGAAGATTTGTGAGGGAGGAGTGGATATCTCCGACTCGGATGATGACGATGAAA GGAAACTAGGCACACTTCTAAAGTCCTTGAAGAGTGAGGATGATAAGAGGGGAG ACCTTCCAATAAATTTTGACCAGTGTCATCAGGCCCTGCAGCTGATTGCCAGATATGTCCCATC CACCAGCCGTTTCCTGATGCCCATTCTGACTGAGAACTTTCCTTTTGTGCAGAAATCTTCCAGAACCCTG gaGTGTTATGTCCATAACCTTCTGCGGGTGGCGGTGTACATCCCCTCTCTACAACGACACGTCCTGGAACTCATCATCAGTAGGATGCTCAAACTGgac gtGAGTGCTTCtcggggagagatagaggaggtggagaacgctgtgcagcagcaggagatgaaaggagagcaggaggaggagggcctCTTTGACATG GATGAGGATGTGTGTTCAGTGAAGTCCAGTCCAGCAGGGACCAATGTGATGGTCCACCCTGTCGCTGAGAGACTGGACACTCTCATGGTTGTGCTGCTGGCCTTCATCAAGGACATGTGCCATGTCAACG GTTGTCTGGATGTGGAGCAGACTAAGGATCTATACAAggacctggtgtgtgtgtttgataaaCTTATCCTACCTACACACGCCTCCTGTCACGTCCAATACGCCCTCTTCTACCTCTGCAGCTTCAGACTG GCTCTGGCAGAGGCGTTTCTGGAACACCTGTGGAGGTTACTGCAGAGCCCGTCTCACCCGGCAGTACTGCGCCAATCTGCCGCTGGCTACATGGGTAGCTTCCTGGCCCGTGCCAACTTCCTGCCCGTCGC TACGGTGTGTGCGTGTCTGGACCTGCTGGTCCCCTGGCTCCACCTATACATAGACAGCCAGGACTCTGGCTCCCGGGCCTACTGTGACATCATGCTACACGGGCCCTTCTACAACGCCTGCCAGGCTGTCTTCTACACACTCATCTTCAGACACAGGAGCATCCTGGAGGGGGACATGAAGAAAG GGCTGGCGTACCTGCAGGGTCTGAACCTAGAGAGGATAGTGATGTGTCAGCTCAACCCTCTGAaggtctgcctgcctgccgtcaCCAACATGTTTGCTGCCATCACCAG aAAGTACCAGTTGGTGTTCTGCTACACCATCATCGAGAGGAACAGCCGCCATGTTCTCCCCGTGGTCCGCAGCTCCGTGGGGGGCGACTGTGTGTCCACCAACACCAACCCCCTGGACAGTTTCTTCCCCTTTGACCCCTACGTGCTCAAGAG gtcaAGTAAACTCATCGAGCCCCTCTACCAGGTGTGGGAGGAGCCAGCAGACACTGAGGTGGAAACCTTCACCACCAAGAGAGTCAGACAG tgctCGGATGCAGATGAGGATGACTTCCTGCGAGGGGAGACGCCGGAGACAAAGGGGGTGATGGGTATGACCCCTGGCTCGTATGAGTCACACCTCCACAGCCCCAGCAGTGTGGGCTCCCCGCCCATTGCCTTCCTACAGAGACCCTTCTGA
- the LOC115204110 gene encoding RNA polymerase I-specific transcription initiation factor RRN3 isoform X2, which yields MNTPPLKTVRFGGNVVATLAKFKQGDTSDYELLKHQLADPDIKDAQIINWLQEFRNCVTQLSKDHEQLIYLVLRLPWLGRSPAVVEEYLAFLSNLVSAQTVYLRACLKMVVSNFTPKRVKICEGGVDISDSDDDDENLPINFDQCHQALQLIARYVPSTSRFLMPILTENFPFVQKSSRTLECYVHNLLRVAVYIPSLQRHVLELIISRMLKLDVSASRGEIEEVENAVQQQEMKGEQEEEGLFDMDEDVCSVKSSPAGTNVMVHPVAERLDTLMVVLLAFIKDMCHVNGCLDVEQTKDLYKDLVCVFDKLILPTHASCHVQYALFYLCSFRLALAEAFLEHLWRLLQSPSHPAVLRQSAAGYMGSFLARANFLPVATVCACLDLLVPWLHLYIDSQDSGSRAYCDIMLHGPFYNACQAVFYTLIFRHRSILEGDMKKGLAYLQGLNLERIVMCQLNPLKVCLPAVTNMFAAITRKYQLVFCYTIIERNSRHVLPVVRSSVGGDCVSTNTNPLDSFFPFDPYVLKRSSKLIEPLYQVWEEPADTEVETFTTKRVRQCSDADEDDFLRGETPETKGVMGMTPGSYESHLHSPSSVGSPPIAFLQRPF from the exons ATGAACACTCCCCCCTTGAAGACGGTGCGGTTTGGGGGCAATGTTGTTGCCACGTTAGCGAAATTCAAACAG GGAGACACCAGTGACTATGAGTTGTTGAAACATCAGCTGGCAGATCCAGATATCAAG GATGCCCAAATCATCAACTGGCTGCAGGAATTCCGGAATTGTGTGACACAACTCAGCAAAGACCATGAGCAGCTGATCTATTTGGTTCTG AGGCTGCCGTGGCTGGGTCGAAGCCCTGCCGTAGTGGAGGAGTATCTGGCCTTCCTCAGTAACCTGGTATCTGCTCAGACTGTCTACCTCCGGGCCTGCCTCAAGATGGTGGTCTCCAACTTCACACCCA AGAGAGTGAAGATTTGTGAGGGAGGAGTGGATATCTCCGACTCGGATGATGACGATGAAA ACCTTCCAATAAATTTTGACCAGTGTCATCAGGCCCTGCAGCTGATTGCCAGATATGTCCCATC CACCAGCCGTTTCCTGATGCCCATTCTGACTGAGAACTTTCCTTTTGTGCAGAAATCTTCCAGAACCCTG gaGTGTTATGTCCATAACCTTCTGCGGGTGGCGGTGTACATCCCCTCTCTACAACGACACGTCCTGGAACTCATCATCAGTAGGATGCTCAAACTGgac gtGAGTGCTTCtcggggagagatagaggaggtggagaacgctgtgcagcagcaggagatgaaaggagagcaggaggaggagggcctCTTTGACATG GATGAGGATGTGTGTTCAGTGAAGTCCAGTCCAGCAGGGACCAATGTGATGGTCCACCCTGTCGCTGAGAGACTGGACACTCTCATGGTTGTGCTGCTGGCCTTCATCAAGGACATGTGCCATGTCAACG GTTGTCTGGATGTGGAGCAGACTAAGGATCTATACAAggacctggtgtgtgtgtttgataaaCTTATCCTACCTACACACGCCTCCTGTCACGTCCAATACGCCCTCTTCTACCTCTGCAGCTTCAGACTG GCTCTGGCAGAGGCGTTTCTGGAACACCTGTGGAGGTTACTGCAGAGCCCGTCTCACCCGGCAGTACTGCGCCAATCTGCCGCTGGCTACATGGGTAGCTTCCTGGCCCGTGCCAACTTCCTGCCCGTCGC TACGGTGTGTGCGTGTCTGGACCTGCTGGTCCCCTGGCTCCACCTATACATAGACAGCCAGGACTCTGGCTCCCGGGCCTACTGTGACATCATGCTACACGGGCCCTTCTACAACGCCTGCCAGGCTGTCTTCTACACACTCATCTTCAGACACAGGAGCATCCTGGAGGGGGACATGAAGAAAG GGCTGGCGTACCTGCAGGGTCTGAACCTAGAGAGGATAGTGATGTGTCAGCTCAACCCTCTGAaggtctgcctgcctgccgtcaCCAACATGTTTGCTGCCATCACCAG aAAGTACCAGTTGGTGTTCTGCTACACCATCATCGAGAGGAACAGCCGCCATGTTCTCCCCGTGGTCCGCAGCTCCGTGGGGGGCGACTGTGTGTCCACCAACACCAACCCCCTGGACAGTTTCTTCCCCTTTGACCCCTACGTGCTCAAGAG gtcaAGTAAACTCATCGAGCCCCTCTACCAGGTGTGGGAGGAGCCAGCAGACACTGAGGTGGAAACCTTCACCACCAAGAGAGTCAGACAG tgctCGGATGCAGATGAGGATGACTTCCTGCGAGGGGAGACGCCGGAGACAAAGGGGGTGATGGGTATGACCCCTGGCTCGTATGAGTCACACCTCCACAGCCCCAGCAGTGTGGGCTCCCCGCCCATTGCCTTCCTACAGAGACCCTTCTGA
- the LOC115204137 gene encoding tubulin beta-4B chain-like has translation MREIVHLQAGQCGNQIGAKFWEVISDEHGIDPTGTYHGDSDLQLDRINVYYNEASGGKYVPRAILVDLEPGTMDSVRSGPFGQIFRPDNFVFGQSGAGNNWAKGHYTEGAELVDSVMDVVRKEAESCDCLQGFQLTHSLGGGTGSGMGTLLISKIREEYPDRIMNTFSVVPSPKVSDTVVEPYNATLSVHQLVENTDETFCIDNEALYDICFRTLKLTTPTYGDLNHLVSATMSGVTTCLRFPGQLNADLRKLAVNMVPFPRLHFFMPGFAPLTSRGSQQYRALSVPELTQQMFDSKNMMAACDPRHGRYLTVAAIFRGRMSMKEVDEQMLNVQNKNSSYFVEWIPNNVKTAVCDIPPRGLKMSATFIGNSTAIQELFKRISEQFTAMFRRKAFLHWYTGEGMDEMEFTEAESNMNDLVSEYQQYQDATAEEGEFEEEGEEEAA, from the exons ATGCGCGAAATAGTGCATCTGCAAGCCGGACAGTGCGGAAACCAGATTGGAGCTAAG TTCTGGGAGGTGATCAGTGATGAGCATGGCATCGACCCCACTGGCACCTACCATGGAGACAGCGACCTGCAGCTAGACAGGATCAATGTGTACTACAATGAGGCCTCAG GTGGGAAGTATGTCCCCCGTGCCATTCTGGTGGATCTGGAGCCGGGCACCATGGACTCTGTCAGGTCTGGCCCCTTCGGACAGATCTTCAGGCCAGACAACTTTGTCTTCG GCCAGAGTGGAGCTGGAAACAACTGGGCCAAGGGCCACTACACAGAGGGAGCAGAGCTGGTAGACTCTGTCATGGATGTAGTGAGGAAGGAGGCAGAGAGCTGTGACTGCCTCCAGGGCTTCCAGCTCACCCACTCCCTGGGTGGGGGTACTGGCTCTGGCATGGGCACCCTGCTCATCAGCAAGATCCGCGAGGAGTACCCTGACCGAATCATGAACACCTTCAGCGTGGTGCCCTCTCCCAAAGTGTCCGACACAGTGGTGGAGCCCTACAACGCTACTCTCTCTGTGCATCAGCTGGTGGAGAACACAGATGAGACCTTCTGCATCGACAACGAAGCCCTCTACGACATCTGCTTCCGCACTCTCAAGCTCACCACACCCACCTATGGAGACCTCAACCACCTGGTGTCAGCCACCATGAGTGGAGTGACCACCTGCCTTCGTTTCCCTGGCCAGCTCAATGCTGACCTCCGCAAACTGGCTGTCAACATGGTGCCCTTCCCCCGCCTGCACTTCTTCATGCCCGGCTTCGCCCCCCTCACCAGCAGGGGGAGCCAGCAGTACCGCGCCCTGTCCGTTCCTGAGCTCACCCAGCAGATGTTCGACTCCAAGAACATGATGGCAGCCTGTGACCCTCGTCACGGCCGTTACCTCACCGTGGCTGCCATCTTCCGTGGCCGCATGTCCATGAAGGAGGTGGACGAGCAGATGCTCAACGTCCAGAACAAGAACAGCAGCTACTTTGTGGAATGGATCCCCAACAACGTGAAGACCGCTGTCTGCGACATCCCACCCCGCGGCCTCAAGATGTCTGCCACCTTCATCGGCAACAGCACAGCCATCCAGGAGCTGTTCAAGCGTATCTCTGAGCAGTTCACTGCTATGTTCCGCCGCAAGGCCTTCCTTCACTGGTACACCGGAGAGGGTATGGATGAGATGGAGTTCACTGAGGCTGAGAGCAACATGAATGACCTGGTGTCTGAGTACCAGCAGTACCAAGATGCCACCGCTGAGGAGGGCGAGtttgaagaggagggagaagaggaagccGCCTAA
- the LOC115204143 gene encoding tubulin beta-1 chain → MREIVHLQAGQCGNQIGAKFWEVISDEHGIDPTGTYHGDSDLQLDRINVYYNEASGGKYVPRAILVDLEPGTMDSVRSGPFGQIFRPDNFVFGQSGAGNNWAKGHYTEGAELVDSVMDVVRKEAESCDCLQGFQLTHSLGGGTGSGMGTLLISKIREEYPDRIMNTFSVVPSPKVSDTVVEPYNATLSVHQLVENTDETFCIDNEALYDICFRTLKLTTPTYGDLNHLVSATMSGVTTCLRFPGQLNADLRKLAVNMVPFPRLHFFMPGFAPLTSRGSQQYRALSVPELTQQMFDSKNMMAACDPRHGRYLTVAAIFRGRMSMKEVDEQMLNVQNKNSSYFVEWIPNNVKTAVCDIPPRGLKMAATFIGNSTAIQELFKRISEQFTAMFRRKAFLHWYTGEGMDEMEFTEAESNMNDLVSEYQQYQDATAEEGEFEEEGEEEAT, encoded by the exons atGCGCGAAATAGTGCATCTGCAAGCCGGCCAGTGCGGTAACCAGATCGGAGCCAAG TTCTGGGAGGTGATCAGTGATGAGCATGGCATCGACCCGACTGGCACCTACCATGGAGACAGCGACCTGCAGCTAGACAGGATCAATGTGTACTACAATGAGGCCTCAG GTGGGAAGTATGTCCCCCGTGCCATCCTGGTGGATCTGGAGCCGGGCACCATGGACTCTGTCAGGTCTGGCCCCTTCGGACAGATCTTCAGGCCAGACAACTTTGTCTTCG GCCAGAGTGGAGCTGGAAACAACTGGGCCAAGGGCCACTACACAGAGGGAGCAGAGCTGGTAGACTCTGTCATGGATGTAGTGAGGAAGGAGGCAGAGAGCTGTGACTGCCTCCAGGGCTTTCAGCTCACCCACTCCCTGGGTGGGGGTACTGGCTCTGGCATGGGCACCCTGCTCATCAGCAAGATCCGCGAGGAGTACCCTGACCGAATCATGAACACCTTCAGCGTGGTGCCCTCTCCCAAAGTGTCCGACACAGTGGTGGAGCCCTACAATGCCACCCTCTCTGTGCATCAGCTGGTGGAGAACACAGATGAGACCTTCTGCATCGACAACGAAGCCCTCTACGACATCTGCTTCCGCACTCTCAAGCTCACCACACCCACCTATGGAGACCTCAACCACCTGGTGTCAGCTACCATGAGTGGAGTGACCACCTGCCTTCGTTTCCCTGGCCAGCTCAATGCTGACCTCCGCAAACTGGCTGTCAACATGGTGCCCTTCCCCCGCCTGCACTTCTTCATGCCCGGCTTCGCCCCCCTCACCAGCAGGGGGAGCCAGCAGTACCGCGCCCTGTCCGTTCCTGAGCTCACCCAGCAGATGTTTGACTCCAAGAACATGATGGCAGCCTGTGACCCTCGTCACGGCCGTTACCTCACCGTGGCTGCCATCTTCCGTGGCCGCATGTCCATGAAGGAGGTGGACGAGCAGATGCTCAACGTCCAGAACAAGAACAGCAGCTACTTTGTGGAATGGATCCCCAACAACGTGAAGACCGCTGTCTGCGACATCCCACCCCGCGGCCTCAAGATGGCTGCCACCTTCATCGGCAACAGCACAGCCATCCAGGAGCTGTTCAAGCGTATCTCTGAGCAGTTCACTGCCATGTTCCGCCGTAAGGCCTTCCTTCACTGGTACACCGGAGAGGGTATGGATGAGATGGAGTTCACTGAGGCTGAGAGCAACATGAATGACCTGGTGTCTGAGTACCAGCAGTACCAAGATGCCACCGCTGAGGAGGGCGAGtttgaagaggagggagaagaggaagccACCTAA
- the LOC115204153 gene encoding protein crumbs homolog 3, which produces MEMALLPDMTAWPGLLAGSVLLLVLGSNPSWVVGDNTTNRLPSNTTAPGPNIAAIVAPTVILGLLAIASAVLVWLFCVVRKKRQTEGTYRPSAEEQTGASSVETPDALKLPKEERLI; this is translated from the exons ATGGAGATGGCACTGCTCCCAGACATGACGGCCTGGCCTGGTCTCCTGGCTGGGAGTGTCCTACTCCTGGTCTTGGGGAGTAATCCTTCCTGGGTTGTGG GGGACAACACAACTAATAGATTACCCTCTAACACAACTGCCCCA GGACCCAACATTGCAGCTATTGTGGCCCCGACTGTTATACTGGGGCTGCTGGCCATAGCGTCTGCTGTGCTAGTGTGGCTTTTCTGCGTGGTGAGGAAAAAGAGGCAGACTGAGGGGACGTACCGGCCCAGTGCTGAGGAGCAGACGGGGGCCAGCAGTGTTGAGACACCAGACGCACTCAAACTGCCCAAGGAGGAGAGACTCATCTGA